DNA sequence from the Manihot esculenta cultivar AM560-2 chromosome 11, M.esculenta_v8, whole genome shotgun sequence genome:
tagttttaaatttttaataaaaatattatgataatttaattgatcaaattaatttataaataaaataacatcaaaattaaaataaaaagttgagtataaattttttttatattaaagatctttttataaatttattatattaatataaacaaACGGATTATTTAACTTTTAGAGCTTATAGACTGTTTTATAAGCTTGGCCAAACACATTTTTCCAATTATatagataatttaaaaaaaaaaacaaaaaaagtaggtgataatttgaaaaaaaaaaaaaagtaaaaagaatCACGTGCGCATCACGTGCCGAACAAACGAGCTTTAGATCGAGGTTTCGGGTGCTGGTGTTGTGCCATTAATCGCCGAAAAGAAATAGCAGCAGACTAATATCGAACACCTAAAAATTATAATCTACACAGCCATGAAGAAGCTCAATCGATCTCCCTCTCTCCTCTTTCCGCTTCTCCTCCTTGTTCTGAGCTTACTTCTTATACACGCAGAAGCCGAAGTCATAACCCTAACCCCTGAGACCTTCTCTGATAAGGTAATACCGATAGAGCTATGTATAACATTAGATTTAGCTTTTTGGATTTCATTCATTTAATTCGCCTCCTTCAATTTCtgtttatgttaaaattttccTACTTTGCAATATtcgaaagttttttttttatcagaccTCGTGATCTTACTGCTTCTTTGTTTGGAATTTACGATGTTCAATATTTTTCTTCGATTTGATTAAATTACGTTGTTAATTGCTGAAGTGGAAATGGAAGTTTCCTTAGTTTCCAATTAAGTATTGCATTATCTGGTGGCTTCCTACTAGCATCAAACTTCATTTAGGATAAAGTTTAGCCGTTTGATTTTTGAGGTAATGTGATTGGTTGATTGGATTCTAACGTCAATTTTCAGATGACTGCTTGCTTTTCTTTGTCGCCTATTAAcccatttttattatatttatttttgtatgtGTGTGTGTTTGTTTACTGCCTTTTTTGTTGCAATTTCACATGGGGTTTCCAATTTGGAGGTCTCTGTTTCAATCTCTCTGGATTTGTGACTTTGTGAGTGAGATTTACTAGGATGAACTTCCATCTTGTAACCCAAAATCTGATGATCCTCTTGATgagtaaaaataataatcaacagAGAAGTTACTGATTTTGTATGCATGTTTATTTTTTAGGTGAAGGAAAAAGATACTGCATGGTTTGTGAAATTTTGTGTTCCTTGGTGTAAGCATTGGTAAGTGATCTTAATTTAGTCAATCATTGAAACGTattagtaagcctgctatagtTGATTATAGAAAACATATACTCATGAATGTAACAATGGTTTCCAGTAAGAACTTGGGCTCATTATGGGAAGATCTAGGGAAAGCgatggaaggagaagatgaaATAGAGGTTGGCGAAGTTGATTGCGGAACAAGCAGACCTGTATGTTCAAAAGTTGATATTCACTCATATCCTACATTTAAGCTCTTCTATGATGGAGAAGAAGTTGCTAGATATCAAGGTAAAAATCAATATCCTTTCTTTACAATTAAGTTTAATTTGTGAATATAGTCTATTTGATTACAGTGGTGAAAATAGCTTTTAGCTTTAAAGGACTGCAATGCCTATTCATCATATGTTCAGGTTATATGCCATTTTTTGCATCTGAAAATGTCATTTGAGTTTAAATTTTGATTCCTAATGGAACGAAGGAGTATTAGATGAAATCAAATCTTGAAAATAAAGGCAAAGTGTCCCTAGTTGGCTGGAACAGGAGGCAACCCTATTGAGCTTAAAGTTTTCATGTGTTTGCTTCTTAATTATTGGACTAGTCTGGAAATGTTCCGTCATAACAAATAACGTGAGCAAAGTTGTATAAACTAGTGAAGACACAAGTAACTTGTAGAGGAGCTATAGTTAAGAAGCAATTAAGAAAGCCTGCTCTTATTCTTAACATGGAATAGATTTATTTGATAGAAGAAGGCATATACATGTTAAGGCACTTTAATTTCAGCTGATTATGCTGacttaagaaaaattaaaaaaacactGGAACATTTATATGGAATCGTAGTAGCTTTTAAAGTCATATTGGTCAGATAAAATCACAAGGCATGAATGTTGAGTTATAGTTTAGTAGAATGAAGGATTAGAATCCTAGCTTGCCAtggaataaatatattttacattatGGAACGGGAGACTTTGACTACTAGCATATTCTCCAGCTCATGTTCATGCTTTGTTACTAACATGTAGCACACATAAGGCTGACCTTTTTGTTAAGGACATGTTAGTTATTAGTTTGTGATGAAGCCAGCAACTGTAGTTGTGGTCCAGTTGGATTGGAACAAGTGGTGTATTTAACTGTATTTGCTTTTTCACATGTATAAATTATTCAAATGATCATATTCCACATTTCAAGACCTTAGTATGCAGTTTTATCATGGCTATGCAATGGATTTGAGCATTATCATGGCTTGTGATTCCACTGTTGCCATTGCAACAAATAAGATAATCTCAATGTTATTCTTATAAGACTTTCAGTTTTGTGTCCATTTTCAAAATTCTTAGGCTTTTCCTTGTTAAATATAATATGCTTGTGATAAGCTGCTGCCAGCTTTGGCATGGTGTAGCTTGTCTCCAAAGATTGGGCAGTCTCTAACATCCAACATGAAAAGAAGGTTTGGTACTAATGCACAATATAGTCAGGAGCCAAATCTCCCCTCTAAGGAGAATTTTATCTCTGCCTTATAAGGGAGAATTTATATCCCACTCTATgctctttatttctttcttattttcctCCTTGTACtttaaataatgaaaacaaGTCCTTTAGTAATGAAATAAACTTCGTTTACTCTTCTTTCTCATTATCAGAGTTTGACAACCTTACCTTTCTTCTGCCTTTGGTATTACTTTGTCGTAACATTATgtcaataatttatttcaagcttatgattaataatttaaattaacttgGTTTGGCATGCTGTCAAAATGATTAGGGCCAAGGAATGTCGAATCTCTTAAATCATTCGTTTTGGAGGAAGCAGAAAAAGCAGCAGCAAAAGCACAACTTGACAGGGATCAAGATTTGTGATGTCAGTAAGGTAGCCTCAAAGACATCTTAACCACACAATTTAATGTAGGAGAAGAGGCTTGCATTCTGTTTTTGAGTTGACAAATTAAAaccacaattttttttcttctttcttgacATATTTTGCAAAGTTACGCAAGGCAATTATTGGATTCTTCAGAAATTTTTGCATGTCCTTTGGCATATATGCTTCCTCAACCAACtcctcactctctctctctctctctcgctctctctctctcatgctGCTCCCTTTCATATGTTGCAGTTGAGAGACTGTAGATGGAAGCAGAAGGGATGGTGAAAGTCTCACAATGTAATCAACATGGTTCTCCTAAACATCCCAGCTTAGATCACCTTGGGGATTAGAAGCAGATTTTATTGAATGTCTTTTTCTTATCCATCCAGTGATATGACAGAGTTTGTTTAATCTGCTTCAGAAGAGCACTAATTTTGCATTCAAGGGCATTTTATCTGTTACCAAAATTGTATCATCCTACTACATGAGGAATTTCAATTGAATAGTTTgacaattcatataattttaagatTCAATCATGTGAATTTAGGTTATGTGGTTTCACTTGCTATTTACAAAATTTTGAGCCTTAAATATATGAAGTTTATTGCTTCTCATATAATGATAACTTTGCAGAAGACTTGTTGATCTTGGCGCCGTTTCGATCTAGGGCCGTGCGGGATTGATTTGATTCTGAATTTAACTGAACCAACTAAATTCCCAATAAATGAAAAACAAATTGAACTGAACCAAATAATATGGTTCAGTTTGGTTCTTTGATTTTATGTATCAcatatagaaagaaaaaaaatctgaacgaggtttccttttttttttttttattgttgctACATGTATGCATTAACAAAATAAACATATTTATGCTTGACAAGTGAATATATGTATTGTATTACAGTTACAACTGTGCGCGCTGAATCAATTGATCAGGCTTTTGACAGATTACAATTTACAATTCCAATGCCAAACTAAGGATTATCAATTCAAACCCACAAAAATTTCTCAGCAGAAGTAAAAGAAAACAAATTCTAAATGATTGGTCATACATATCACCAATATAAAGATTGAAACTTCaactttataaaaacatgggATCAGTATAAAATTTCAAGAGAAAAGAATGAAGATCAAAGAGAGATAAAAGAGATGCAACTAGAATTTTAAAAGTCTGCATTCATAAATTATCACTCCCACATtcaccctaaaccctaaatttGAGGGTGACCAATCAAGAAAAGGCTGATGGTTGAGAAATCATCACCTCAACCAAATGAACAAACCGAGATTTGAGAAAATGAGCCAAGCCAGCAACAGTGAGGCGTGAGGGTGACTCTGACTGTTAGGAGTAAGGTGTGACTAGGGGAGAAAGGAGAAGACCAAGGGTAATGGAAATGACGACTGACCCAGGGTTTAGGCAAGTCGCAACAGCAACTCATCAGTGAGGGTTAGAGAGAACAATAGAGATGAGAAAATGCAACAGCAACAAGGAGACACCATGAGAGGATTCAAGACTGCAAGCCAAAAGGCAATAGCAGTTTAGTATTGGGTTGGTGTGTAAGAAACGATAGCCTCAATAGTATAAAGCAACATACAGAAAAAGGGCGAAAAGTTTGGTCGGTTCATGAATTGAGCCAAATAACTTGAACATTAAAGATAATTTTCCAAAACGAACAGTTTAGACctaaaaaagaattgaattggCATGGTTTGTTTTTTTCAGTTAAAACTGTTCAATACACAGCAGCAGTTGGATACTTCATCTGAACAATCTTGACGATGCCAAATGCCATACTTTGGTGCATGTGCCTCAATAGACTACTCAGAAACAGTTGCCAAATATGTGGGCTTAGTGGAATCATCTTGTGGAACCTAATATCATTATTCTTCAAGAGCTCGATTCCTTCTTAAGCTCCTTTCCAGATCACCTATTGATTTTGGTAAAATCTTGGGAAACTTTACAGCAAAGTAGGAAGGATTGCAATCAAGATCTGGGGTATATTTATTTCAAATCTGGCCAAGTTACTCAGCTCTAAGAAGAgattataaaattgaaattgcACCTAGAAAGCAACCTATATCATCCAAGAATATAAATACATGAATTGAATTTGCACCAAATTGAAATCAGATAAATTATGAATCAAATGCTGGATCAAGCAGGTAAAAGAAATATTGAGCAGGCCTAAACATTTTATTGTTGTAGAAACAAAACTCTATTAGAAAGAAAGACAAAAAGGTAAGCCATCTTACTGAAATTGGTTTGGACAAATAGATATTGTCATCGATCAACTATGTTGTAATGCTAAAGGTGATTTTGAGATCAATGGTTAAGTGACAATGGATCAGCACACAAGTATGTCAATGTTAAGATTGTAGCTTATATGCAGAGATGAAACCGAATATAGAAAGTTCAatgcaaaaataaagaaagaggagGAGAGAAGGGGGGGGTTAGAAAGAGTGAATCCCACATTACAGTGGAATGCTGTTAGCCTAATACATTCTGATCTCCAAAGGTTATTCTTACCATTGGAGTTTCTCCTATTCCTACTTCTAAAAGGAAATCTCTTGTACCTCCATAAAGAAGTGCTTGTGACCACCTCTTTTTCAGTGAAAATCAGAGGTGGCTATCTGTGGATGTAGGCACATTGCTGAACCCTGGAAAATACTAGCCAATTTACACTGTGTGAGGTGAGGCAATAACATTCAGTAGTTGCAGACCAGAGGATCATGGTAGAATCATAAACCATTGATTACAGGCAACAGCCTTAGCTATTATCCTCTCTATGCATTTCTTGGTTCTTACTCCCTTCAGAAAGATAACTCTAAAATCTAAGATGATGCATATTCCTTCATATTTCCTGATAAGAAGATCAGAAAGAACTTGGTACACTGTATATATTCAACTATCAACACTTCCATAATCAAATTCATCTCAAGTTTCCTCTGAACATGTAATGCTACAACCAAGAAAAATGTTGAATAAATAGAATGCCAAAACAAATATAATGAATGAGTACCACATCGAAGTGATGCCCACGCTGCACCATCCTCACATTCTCTGAGGCGTTGTTCCACAGTTCACAGATTTCACAATTGTTGATGATTGTCAAACTTATAAGCTTGAGTTGACCTAACtgcaaaaatataatattatcacaTCAACATTCTGCTTTTAGACAAGCAAAACTGTTGCATCATAATTCATACAAGTTTCTTTAAATtaaagcaaaataaataactcAGCTGGAAATGACAAGAAGATCCCAGCTAATATTAACCCATGAGAATTCCAAGCACATCTTAGATCCTATCAGGGAATAAAAATAGATATCAGCTTCTTATGTGAATTTCATTGTCCTAATAACATTATATTTCAAGTCTTTGAGTACGGAAAACTAATAAGGATTATATTTGGTCAAACTGAAAATGACAGGAGTCTTAAAAAATACGTATTACACCAAAGTATTTAATATCGTAATTCCTGGGCATACTTTAACAAAATTGAACACAGAGAAGTTGATAAAGATTGTAATATTAGGAACACCCATTCgacttttcaaatttttatatgcATTATCACTTGTAACATATGTGAAAATATTTAAGATCCATCAATTTGGGCTTCCAAGGAAAATACATATTAAACCAAAACCGTACATCAAAGATTATTTTATGAATTATATATACAACTCCACTTTTAATGTAGAAGAAACATTTCATGTATGAAAATGATCAAAGGAGTCCGATGATCAATACCTGATCCATTTGTTGTCATTTGAATTTCCAGTCATCTTCAAGCACACATTCGAGCTTCCTATAAGTAGGCCCATCCACAAGGTTTTTCTCTCCCCACTCCTTCAACAAGTCCACAGCCTCTCTAATCCTTCCTTGCCTGCAAATCTCATCCAACAATGTCCTGTATGTGATGAGATCAGGTGACCTATGTTTCCCAATCATCTCCCATAAATAATTCATTGCTTCCTCAACTTCTCCACCAAGAGCCAAAGCATTCACAATTGAATTATACGACTTGCTACTTGGAACAAAcccttttctcttcatctcatCACACAACTCCCTAGCATTATTTGTTCGACCTTGAGCGCACAACCCATAGATCAGATAATCATAGGAGTATGAATTGGGCAAGCAGTTATAGACCACATCCATTTGATGGAAAATTCTCAATGCATCATTCACATGAAGCGAAAGTACATATCCTTTTATCATAGAATTTAATGAGTAAATGTCAGGCTCAATTCCGTCATTGACCATCTGCTTAAACAAACATCTAATAGTCTCCatataaatatgatttatataGGAGTTTTTTCCCCTACTCAACATTGCTGTGAAAAGAATATTATAGGTTCGAATGGAAGGCCTGCAATCCAAGTTTGGACCATTTCTCATGTGGTTAAATATATTCACTGCTCTAGTCAACTTCCTAGCTTCAGTGAAGAAATAGATAATTGTGTTGTATAAAGGTTCATTACAAATACGAGGAACAGCAAGCACTTGGTTAACAACATCATCCATTTCTTGGTACATTTTAGCAACACCAAGCTTCTTTATAGTAACATGAAAAGTGGATGCATCATGCCTAAACCTAGGCTGCTGTGATGCCcaattaaatatatcaaaacATACCAAAGCATTGTCTTGAAGAGTTAAGACATTGCACAGTTCTTCATTAGTGAATCTTGATGGGAGTTGGGAAATTGCTTCTTGAAACTTAGTTTCATCAAGAACAGATTTCCTACTAGCTTTCAACCTTTTACTTTGTCTCCTTCTATATGACCTTGATGGTGCTCTAGTGGAGTAAAAAGAACACAAAAAACCACGAAATTTTGCATTTGAAGGCAAAAAGGAAGTTGGGGCAATGTGGGTCCGGGCTAAAACGTTCATACAATTGAAAGAATTGACAGTGGCATTGAAAAGACAATAGCTTTTAGAGTAATGGTTCAAGTAGGTTA
Encoded proteins:
- the LOC110626653 gene encoding LOW QUALITY PROTEIN: pentatricopeptide repeat-containing protein At2g27800, mitochondrial-like (The sequence of the model RefSeq protein was modified relative to this genomic sequence to represent the inferred CDS: inserted 2 bases in 1 codon) — its product is MISIRKDFSTQVYSRYSFLMHACFSYHSKSFCSSAFPLLTYLNHYSKSYCLFNATVNSFNCMNVLARTHIAPTSFLPSNAKFRGFLCSFYSTRAPSRSYRRRQSKRLKASRKSVLDETKFQEAISQLPSRFTNEELCNVLTLQDNALVCFDIFNWASQQPRFRHDASTFHVTIKKLGVAKMYQEMDDVVNQVLAVPRICNEPLYNTIIYFFTEARKLTRAVNIFNHMRNGPNLDCRPSIRTYNILFTAMLSRGKNSYINHIYMETIRCLFKQMVNDGIEPDIYSLNSMIKGYVLSLHVNDALRIFHQMDVVYNCLPNSYSYDYLIYGLCAQGRTNNARELCDEMKRKGFVPSSKSYNSIVNALALGGEVEEAMNYLWEMIGKHRSPDLITYRTLLDEICRQGRIREAVDLLKEWGEKNLVDGPTYRKLECVLEDDXGNSNDNKWIS
- the LOC110626654 gene encoding protein disulfide-isomerase 5-1; this translates as MKKLNRSPSLLFPLLLLVLSLLLIHAEAEVITLTPETFSDKVKEKDTAWFVKFCVPWCKHCKNLGSLWEDLGKAMEGEDEIEVGEVDCGTSRPVCSKVDIHSYPTFKLFYDGEEVARYQGPRNVESLKSFVLEEAEKAAAKAQLDRDQDL